From Aegilops tauschii subsp. strangulata cultivar AL8/78 chromosome 5, Aet v6.0, whole genome shotgun sequence:
TCATCTGATATTCACGACGCTGCCACCACGGGCGCGTCTCGTCCTTGATGCTGCTGCCACGGGCGAGTTTCTCCTCCTTGTGTGCACCTCATCTCCGCCGGCTGCCTCCTCTCTCTCGTCCGCTCTGCTGcgtacctcctcctcctctagtCCGTGGTAGCTGCCTTCTCAACGTTGGGCTGGATACAATCTTACCAGGAGTAACCTGTAAGAGACAAGAATAGAAAGAAAGAGTGCAGCGGTCACGGCCACCATGCGTCCGCTGCCCTTCGTCGTCAGCGTGTTGCAGCTGCCGCATCACTATTGTGCTTCCTCGACGCTGGGCGCACGCGCCGCCGCCATGAGCGTGTCTTGTCCTCGATGTTGGGTGCGTCTCCTCGTCGACGCCGCCGCAACCACGGACGCGTTTCTTCTACGTGCGATATTTGTTTGTGCGTGCGTGAGTTCTCGCCTGGGACGTGTCTCCTTGTTGCGTAGGCTGGCTGGCTTTATATAGTCAGCCGACGGAGTTGGATGGATGGTATGTGGAGCACGTCCGGTCACGGATCTTCTTTTGATTCTTCTTGACGCCCAAGTCTGCATgcagaaaaggaaataaatagACACGTACCTTGTTATTTGACGCCTATTCCTTTTTATGTGATTCCCGTGGGTCGGCTGTACTTATTTCCAAATTCTCATTCCTAGCTTACCTTGCCCACACACGTGCATGTTACCTGTTTAAATCAAATTAAATAGGAAAAAAATACGTGCATGCAAGGTTAGCTAGGTATTTCAGGTATTCAGGGAAGTATACATGCATGCCCGCCGGCCGCAAATacacaaatactccctccgttcctaaatataagtctttttagacattttaaatagactacaacatacggatgtatgtagacatattttagagtatagattcactcattttgctccgttggtagtcacttgttggaatctctaaaaagacttatatttaggaacggagggagtacgtatgTATATGTGCATGGCACCGTCCAGGACGTGTGCATGGCACCGTCCAGGACGTGTGCATGTACACAATTTGGTTGCACCTATATTTCATGCATACGTATGTGCTGAGTACGATGCGGGCATGTGCCATGCAATAGCATTTTGCCTTTGTATTATTAACCACTAGCCTTTGCACAGATAACCTGCATCAAAACTCATtaaaaataaaattattttaTGCAATATTGCACAAAAAATCGTCGAACAATGATTCAAACTCATGACCTACAATAATATTGGGGTAAAAAATGTGTCATAGTCTGCATGATATAAGGGGATATGCATTCATGGTAAATATCCTGcattcatcatcaccatcatcatcatcaccatacATTGGTTGCCCGTGTTGTGTGTCGTGCAAGCATTCTACGAAAACAATAAACATTAAATCAGCTTCATGTATGGATGTCAGCATCACTATTTCTCACATTGAAAAATGAAGGAGTGTAACGCTAAGATATGTGAAGAACCAAAATAAGGAGCTATAGCTGTAACTGATAGGATTAATGGTTAAATTATTGAGCATTATTTTCATATACCGTCCACTTCGGCAGATGGATCCATAGGCTCTAATATTCAAGCATCATCGGAGTCTTCACCATTGTTCTGGCCACCTGGATGCACACCACCTGCATGGTAGAAACAAAGTTGAACATCACATGACAGGTGAAATTGAATACTACGAGAAATAGGGTTATTTCTGGCAAAAAATAAGAGTTATTTCTGGCAAAAATTGAAGATCAATGGTCTTTTATTGGAACTAATTAAATCAGGTATAAGGTTATATTGGCTTGATGGTTGCGCATGTATACTTGGCTAGGGGGCTGCAGATCCACATGCTGGCTCAGCAAGGTTGGACTGTTCAGACCATGGATGGCGTTTTCCCATCTTATACGCGTGTTTCCTCTGCAACACAACTTCTTTTTCTTCTGGCGTCATTCCATGATATTGTTCTCTCATGCGATGCCGTTTCTTGGCAGAAGATACCTCTGAAACCGATACATGGTTAGAATACTGCGTCTGTAATATCAAATTGAGTCAGTCAGGACTGAATCATGAGCATACCAGTCACTTGAACAGAGCGAAGTGAGTTACTTCCGGGCAGAAAACTTTCTTGCCTATGTCTCCCTTCAGATACAGACATGTCCACTACCTCATGAACATTCATCTGTTGTCGTTCATAAGTGGGATTCGTGTGCAGCCAATCAATCTGACCATCTGTCTGCATAGATGATCCACTATGAGCAGTACCTACAGAAATACAATGCATTATATGGCTTTCATATGGTGGTAGAAATTATTTGTTGAAATTACCAGGTGTTACTTGGACGCTAGTGGTTGCAGCTCGCTTTTCTAGTCGAGCGATCCGGAGCTTCTTGCAGTGCTCTGCTATCTCCTCGTCAGAGCTTCGTTTTCTGCGTCCAAGAGCTGCATCTCCAAATTGATGGTCGGTATCAGCCGAGGTTgcagctgcatatatattaggctaGTCTGTCAATAGAGTAGGGCAGCATAGTAACATGAAGATAGTAGTCAGAATATTAAATTAGTAGTATGCAAAGATAAAGAACGAACCGGTTATGTTGCTCAAAGGGGTTCGTAGCACATCCAGCGATGAAGAAGCATGTGTTCGAGAGAATTCCTCATGTCCAATAGTAAGGACAGATGCAGCCTTGTTGTCTGCTCGGGCCATACGTCGCTTCTGGTTGTACTCCGCTCTCTTCTCATCGGACAATCGTGCATACCAATTTTTACCGCTTTTTGCTTTTTCACCGGCTTGTACGTTTGAGTTGGATATGTTGCTCAAAGGGGTTCGTAGCACA
This genomic window contains:
- the LOC109785174 gene encoding uncharacterized protein isoform X1, which gives rise to MSLMRNHRPSALESAERSPFKDLTNTPTNETANQASEKPKSGTNWYARMSDEKRAEYNQKRHMAQADKKAASAIGIDHEEVSEPHAPSLLDVLRTPLSNISNSNVQAGEKAKSGKNWYARLSDEKRAEYNQKRRMARADNKAASVLTIGHEEFSRTHASSSLDVLRTPLSNITAATSADTDHQFGDAALGRRKRSSDEEIAEHCKKLRIARLEKRAATTSVQVTPGTAHSGSSMQTDGQIDWLHTNPTYERQQMNVHEVVDMSVSEGRHRQESFLPGSNSLRSVQVTEVSSAKKRHRMREQYHGMTPEEKEVVLQRKHAYKMGKRHPWSEQSNLAEPACGSAAP